GACAATCCATGATCAGACCGCGCGACTGCAGGCGCAGCAATGCGCTGCGGACCGTCCATGAGGTCAGTCGCGCCTGCTGAGCCAGTTGCTCGACGGTGAGCAATCCTCCTGGCGCCAGCACACCCAGCACCGCGAAATCGGCGGCAGTCCTGGGTCGTCTCATCATATCGCAGCCCTTTCCCTCGGGGAGAAGGCAACCCAGGAATCGACTGAGGCTCGGCGGCCGGAGTTGCCGAATCGACGGTAGAAGCCACACCGACACCCTCGCCATGACTTTGCGCGACTTTGCGAATCGCGTTGACCGGCAGCGCCTCCGGTGGGGACGATTGCACGACATCGTCCGTCAGCTCTCGCAAAGGATCAGCTATGAACCTGCGACTTCTCGGATCCGGATCCGATCATGGAGCTTGTCCCGCCGTGTACGCCACCGACACCGGCGTGCTCGTG
Above is a genomic segment from Nocardia sputorum containing:
- a CDS encoding GntR family transcriptional regulator is translated as MRRPRTAADFAVLGVLAPGGLLTVEQLAQQARLTSWTVRSALLRLQSRGLIMDCQHRGRWSITPRGRGEWAAKGRRFTL